Genomic window (Chryseobacterium sp. H1D6B):
ATGTGAAAACCAAAACGGATTTGTTATCGTAAGTAATGGTAATAACACTTAAAAAATAATATTATGAAAAAAACTATCAATGTTTCTAACCAGGGAGCAACCTTGGATACCAGCAGAAGAAACTTTTTAAAACTTGGAGGCGTCGGTCTTGCTGTGGCAGGACTTGCATTAGTTGGATGCAGTGATGACGACTTTGTATATGTAGACAATAATAACGTATTTGATTTAGGTACAGGAGATGTAGGTGTATTAAACTATGCTTACGCTTTAGAACAGCTTGAAGCAGACTTTTATACGAAAGTTGTAAATAATTTTTATTCCGGAATTTCTAGTATAGAAAAAGAACTTTTTACAGATTTATATCATCATGAAGTAATCCACAGAGATTTTTTTAAGGCAGCCATAAGCGGTGCTACTACTCAGGTACTTCCTACTTTGGAATTTCAATATCCCAATGTGAATTTTAGTGATAGAAGTTCTGTTTTAGCTACAGCAAAGGCTTTAGAAGATACTGGAGTTGCAGCCTATAATGCAGCAGGAAAGTATATTACTAATCCTGCATATTTAGTGATTGCAGGAAAAATTGTTTCAGTAGAGGCGAGACACGCATCCGCTATAAGAAATCTAATTAGTCCTGGTACTGCAGCCTTTTCAGGAGATGATGTTATAGATTCAAATGGTCTTGACGTTGCAAAAGAACCAAAAGATGTAGTGGCAGCAGCTGGCGGATTCATCAAAACTCCATTTACATGGAAAGAAAGAGGTATTAATTAATTTATTCACTCACAAAAATCTACTATTATGAACATTCTTAAACTTTTAGATAAACTTTCTGATGACAGCTTTTTTACAAAAGAAACATCCAGATTAGAAAGCCTTACGAACATCTCTTCATTCGGAAAAAAAGCAGCAATTGCTGCTGTACCGCTTGGATTAGGTTCTCTTTTAGCAACGCCGGCAAAAGCAGCAGAAAATACATCGGCAGCGGGGCCGGGAACTACTATGAAAACAGCATTGACGGATGCTTTGCAGCTGGCATTGACATTAGAATACTTAGAAGATGAATATTATAGAACGGGTATCGCTGCTGCAAACTTGATTCCTACTGCTGATAAAGTAGTATTTATGCAGATTTCAAAACATGAAACTGCCCATGTGGCTTTTCTGAAAAGTACATTGACGTCTTTAGGAACTGCTCCTATAGCAAAACCCAATTTTGATTTTACTGCAGGAGGTAATTTTTCACCTTTTACAGATTATAACCAGTTTCTTATTCTTTCTCAAGCATTTGAAGATACAGGGGTAAGAGCTTACAAAGGGCAGGCTGGAAATGTAATGTCTAATCCTGCAGTACTTCAGGCTGCATTGCAGATTCACTCTGTAGAAGCAAGACATGCCTCTCAAGTAAGAAGAATGAGAGCGAATAAAGGATGGATAGAATTGGCAAACGGAGGAAACATGCCTGCTGCAACTAATGCGGTATATGCAGGAGAAGATAATACCAACCAGGCCGGATATAATACAGCAACAGCATTTGGTGCGGCTGCAGGATCTGCGGCTTATGATGAAATTTTAAGTGGCAGTGATGCAACAGCAATTGCATCTTTGTTCATTGTATAAAGTGATTTCTTAATATTTAGGTGGTGAAATCCTTTTTTAGTTCATACTAAAAAAGGATTTCTTTTTGTGAAAATGTTATATCTTGTGAGAACTTAAATCTTAAATATAATTATCATGAAAAAAGTTTTTATAGGTGTATTCTTATTAGGTATGATACACGCTTTTCAGGGACAGAAAATTAATCTTGGAAAAGCGGTAGATGTTGTTTCTAAAGGATCAAAAGCGCTTACTTTCACGAACGAAGATGCTGTTAAACTGTCTAAAGAGTCTGTAGACTATATGGATAAAAATAACCTGGTTGCCGGGCCAAAAGATCCTTATACTGTAAGATTGAACAAGCTTTTTGCTAAGCATAAAACGCAGGACGGGCTTGCTTTGAACTATAAAGTGTACAAAGTAAAAGATATTAATGCTTTTGCCTGTGCAGACGGAAGTGTACGTGTTTTCTCTTCTTTGATGGATATTATGACAGATGATGAGCTTCTGGCAGTGATCGGTCATGAAATAGGACACGTGAAAAATCAGGACACAAAAGACGCTATTAAATCAGCTTATCTGAAGGCGGCGGCTCTAGATGCTGCTTCATCTGCTTCATCTACAGTAGCTACGCTTAATGAGAGCCAGGTGGGTAAGATGGCTAATGCATTTGTAGATGCATCTCACAGTAAAAAACAAGAATCCGAGGCTGATACGTATTCTTATGACTTTATGAAAGCCAATAGCTATAATGTAGTAGGAGCTTATACAGCATTTAAGAAACTGGCATTACTTTCTGAAGGAAGTACACAGTCTAGCTTCCAAAAAATGTTCAATTCCCATCCTGACAGTGAAAAAAGAGCTCAGGCAATCAAGAAAAGAGCAGAGAAAGACGGATTGTGGAAAGATCCGGGAGCAGTTGCACTGCCAACAGCAAAGCTTACAAAATAAAATTCTGAAAAATAAAAATCTCCTCAAAGTAATTTGAGGAGATTTTTTATAATTATTGTGCTGTATCCGTAATATTAAGAATACATTTTTTCTCTTAATTCTTTTATCTTTTTATCTGAAAGATATTCGTCGTAGCTCATTTCTCTGTCAATGATTCCATTAGGAGTCAGCTCGATAATTCTGTTACAGACAGTCTGAAGCATTTCGTGGTCATGAGATGCCAGTAAAAGATTTCCTTTGAAGTTAGATAAAGAGTTGTTCAATGTTGTGATACTCTCCAAGTCTAAGTGGTTAGTAGGTTCATCAAGTAAAAGAACATTAGCTTTCTGAAGCATCATTCTGCTGAACATACATCTCATTTTTTCACCCCCTGAAA
Coding sequences:
- a CDS encoding ferritin-like domain-containing protein — encoded protein: MKKTINVSNQGATLDTSRRNFLKLGGVGLAVAGLALVGCSDDDFVYVDNNNVFDLGTGDVGVLNYAYALEQLEADFYTKVVNNFYSGISSIEKELFTDLYHHEVIHRDFFKAAISGATTQVLPTLEFQYPNVNFSDRSSVLATAKALEDTGVAAYNAAGKYITNPAYLVIAGKIVSVEARHASAIRNLISPGTAAFSGDDVIDSNGLDVAKEPKDVVAAAGGFIKTPFTWKERGIN
- a CDS encoding ferritin-like domain-containing protein; this encodes MNILKLLDKLSDDSFFTKETSRLESLTNISSFGKKAAIAAVPLGLGSLLATPAKAAENTSAAGPGTTMKTALTDALQLALTLEYLEDEYYRTGIAAANLIPTADKVVFMQISKHETAHVAFLKSTLTSLGTAPIAKPNFDFTAGGNFSPFTDYNQFLILSQAFEDTGVRAYKGQAGNVMSNPAVLQAALQIHSVEARHASQVRRMRANKGWIELANGGNMPAATNAVYAGEDNTNQAGYNTATAFGAAAGSAAYDEILSGSDATAIASLFIV
- a CDS encoding M48 family metalloprotease; its protein translation is MKKVFIGVFLLGMIHAFQGQKINLGKAVDVVSKGSKALTFTNEDAVKLSKESVDYMDKNNLVAGPKDPYTVRLNKLFAKHKTQDGLALNYKVYKVKDINAFACADGSVRVFSSLMDIMTDDELLAVIGHEIGHVKNQDTKDAIKSAYLKAAALDAASSASSTVATLNESQVGKMANAFVDASHSKKQESEADTYSYDFMKANSYNVVGAYTAFKKLALLSEGSTQSSFQKMFNSHPDSEKRAQAIKKRAEKDGLWKDPGAVALPTAKLTK